The Panicum hallii strain FIL2 chromosome 5, PHallii_v3.1, whole genome shotgun sequence genome contains the following window.
ACTTACATAGGATAAGTAAGGGCTCAAGTGCAAATGATCctctgagagagagagagagaaactcAGCAGATTAAATAAGATTGTAGAGATGCAGATAATCACAATAGTGCTTCGATTTTGAACGATATACATAATTTTTTGTTATGTCAGTGAGATGAGTTAAACCAGCTAACCAACTTTGAAGGTACCACATTTGAAAAGGCATCAGTTATACAGATGTAAGTTCGGGGAAAGGTTCAGATTATTCAGCTAACAACAAATTGTTCACACCACCAAATTGAACCACCACCACTTAAGTTAAAATAGGTTATTTTCATGCCATTGTCAGCTCCTATAAACGGCTCAAACAAACAAAACACAAATCCTGTGGAGGTCAACAGTTTGGTACATGTATCAACACTCCAAACGAAGTTCACTAAAAAAAAGCACCTCCAAACGAAGTTGTGAGCTACAAAATAATCCCGTTATTTTTATCATTTAATCAGAAAGACCGAAATCATCAAAGATTCCAAAAAGCAGAATATGGGCCAGTGCTAGAGTATGCCACTGAGAACTGAAAACCTTCAGTTTTTCCTCAATGAAAATTGTAACTGCCAATCCATCAGAAGAAGAAAACAATAAATGAAAACTGGATTCCTGAGAACACATAGAATGAAAAAAAATGGACAGAACAAAGATTCATGGAAACAACTAAATGTCGAAGGAGCACAATGGTTAAGCCTAGGTGTACTCTTTTCCTCTACAGTACCACACTTTCCGGCGCTAGTAATATTGATGTGCAGGTGATAGGCAAAATTTTAGCGTGCCGAGCAACAGAATGCAATCTctaaagggaaaaaaaaagaagactcCAAGCATTATCATTAAAGTTTGGGGAATGACCATTGCAGCTAATATTTCAATGTAGAATTAAATTTGTATGTGTGCCTTATGCAGAAAAGATACCTGTTCTAGATGAACCAGAAGCGAATGTTTTTAGCTTGTGTAGAACAGTGAATTGTATAGCTGTATATGGCATATACATCAACAGAGCTGGTACGTTTCCTCTCCAAAATCCCTGAAATTTCCCAATCTTGCACAGTAAGAACATATATGATTAATATGAATTCATATACTAATAAGTCGAACAGGAAACAAGAAAGGCAAGAAATAGGATGTatgaaagaaaaggaagactgTACATAAGAGTGACCCGCGCTATGCCTGGTTTCTTTGTCTAGTAACACCTCATTTATTTTGCATGTGATATATATACATGTCATGACATCTTTACAGGCATACATATGACATCATGGTTTTAGTATCACTGATTTCAGGGGTAAAACACAAATATCCAAGGTTAAGGACTAGTGAGTACTCTAAGCCAAAATTTGCCACAGATTATCACACTTCCCTTAGGCAGGTTCGACAAGATTAGGCGGTGCTTGGTTGCCAGCAACATCTTAGGCCTGCGAAGTGCCAAAACTTTCATGGCCCCGGTTTTTTCCGCCACAACTTAGGCAAGTTAGACAAATTTGTTTGTTGAGAGCCAAACAAGCTTCAGTGAGTTGTGAGGTATCACTATGTCCATGTCTCGACAAAAAAGCTACCCAACAGTATCTAACAAGTAGATGGGGATGTCAAAGTTGTGGAAAACCTAAAACATCTCTGACAAAACAAAGCTCGAACAGACATGAATCATTATTGGAATTCTTCCAGTTACAGACTATACGGCAGGACTCTACCCAGCAAGAAGACATAGTACAAGACCAACAGATACAAGTCTATTTAGTTTAGCACATGGTATATAGGCATGCAAGTGCAAAAGCAAGAGTATCTGTACAAAGTCTGTTTTTTCTCAATATGGCATAAGCCAAGGAGTGTTCAAGTCAAGGCAGATACCGGCAAACCTTCCTCTCTGAGAATATCTTTAGTTGCCTGCAGAAGCCCAGTGTATTTGGAAGGTCCATATAGATCCCTCTGAAGAACACCCCACGAGGTTGTGGGTTCTAACTGAACCTGCAAATATTGAAGAAGCCCCTGAGCATCTAAAATAACCATAGCTTGGCCAATATAATGTGTGAAAAATCACAATGTACGAAAAGGGTAAGGTTTCGTTTCATCCAATGATATTTACATATTATCATGTAAATTTAGTGGGCAAGCAAACAAATCAAGTAAAACATACTAGTATAGAATTATTCTGTCACAAAAATAGTCTCTTGCGGTCTCTTACTCAGATAAATTTCACTATTTCTTGATGTCTTTGCAAAAAACGGAAAGCTTCAATTTGCAGAGTGAGCAGGAAGGATCAACAGTAAATTTTCTGACAAACGGTGCCCTCAAAACCATATTCAAGCATAACACCAGGAATTTTTATTAATCTTACACTTAAGCCTGATCCTATATTCCCATTTATCCAAAAGGCATATTAGCATTTGGAAAGCTTGAAATAACAGGCTTCAGGTAAGTCTGCAAATTCACTAGATTAAACAGAATTTCCCACCCTCAGTTTCAAAAAACAAACAGCATTTCCAACCGTCCAACCTCAGTAGAACTCACCAGAAGTTAAGGCAAAAGCAACTCGTCAACATTACTGACTAAGTAAATGTAACATAGTAAGGAAATATGCTAAAATAGTCTACATCATCTTAAATAAATAGCCATCATGCTTAGCAGTTAGCTCAGCAACGAAATAGCCCTCGAACCATGCAGCTAATCTGCGTGTAGCCCATAACCTCAAGTGTTACATAAAGTCCATTTCCAAATTGATCGAACCAAGTAGTTCCCCCTCGCTCAAACCACAAATAAAGACGAACAAACACAGCCGAAGGCGCCCACAAACCCCATTTTCCTGCAGATAAGCAATGCAGGCGCGAATCCGCGGAGCTAGACGGCTTGCGGACTTGCAGTATACATACACCAAACCTACATCCTCCCCCCAGACACACCAACATCCCCAAAAATTCTCCCATGTGATCCCAACCGACCGATCTTACGATATCTAGCTCCCGATAGAACAGCGGTCGGGGCCGGCAAATGTAACCACGAGAAGGGAATAGCGATATTAGGGGGCGGGGGACCTGGAAGCGGATTTTGATGACGTCGAGGGGGGAGGTGACGGTGCGGGAGATGCCGCCGGAGATGGCGCCCGCGAGCGAGTCCACCAGCGCCCGCCGCACCTGCGAcggctcctcctcggagcccatcggcggcggcggcggcggcggcggcgaggcgagaAGGGACGAGACGGGTCGCGGGCGAGGCCGGGTGGTTTGGCTTTTGGAAAGAGGCGGTTTGGCTCTTGGGACGGCGGGGTGGTGGTGGACTGGTGGGGCGCGCGTCGCCCGGGTCGACCGCCTCTGCGTCTGGTCCAGCAGCAGGGAGGCGGACTGCTTCGAGGAGACTTGTTTTTACGCCCGCTGCCACGCTTGCAATTGACACTTCGAGACGGGGCTGCTCCTTTGTCCAAGAGGACGTTCTCATCATTTTGACCCGAATAGAAATTTGAATTCCTCCTGGTTGGGCGGCCGCGGGCATGAAACTGACGCGTCAGTCAAATTACCCGTGCGGCGCATAGGTTCATGCCCGCGGAGCCTGTTCCCCAGCGTCTGACAAGGTTCTGGCCTTCTGGGACATTCCAGGTCAAGGAATCTACAGTGTCTAGATCTGGTGACCAACAATTACAAACTTAACCAAACCAAGTTGGAATCATACATAGCATGACTACTTTGATTGAGAATATCAAAATGTAGTTTTCAAATGTGATTAGTATTCTAGTTCGTATCCTGGTGTTGCTACGGGATAGCCAGAGAAAGATGCACGATAACAAAAGTACAGAAGAAGAAAGCGTTGTTACGGGAGAAGTTGCGCGATAACGAGCAACGGAAAGTTAGAAAAGATCACATAAAACATCGCTGTTGATGTGTGATAAAGATATCTGACAAGAAGAAATAAAATATAAAATGGAAAATGCTTTGTGGTAGAAAACACGTGATAAAAAAAAGATAATACAAAGGAAGAAAGCGTTGTTGTGAGTGAAACTTACACGATAGAGAGCAATGTAAAGTAGGAAAAGAAGACATCAAACATTGCTGGAAATAGCTTGGTTGCTTTGTTAAATTCGGCTTCAGCGTCTTCATTGCTTTGAGAAGAAAAGGAGGCAGCTCGTATTATTTAAAACTATATATATCCTACCTTCTTGTTACATCAAAAGAAGGATTATAGAGTTGATTCAAATCTCAAGGAAGATTTTTCATATTTTGTTATTTATTCACAAAAGAAATATAAGAACATATGTGCAGATGCCTTCTATGCACATGACGTGTTCCTAGCAAGATTACAACCATGGTAAGTTGGTATAGTATCAACCACGTGATTTGTATAGATTGGAAAGAAGATGATATAGAGCATATGCTTGTAGGATATCAAACGAACGCGAAAAAATGGAGAAGTGAAGGTAGCAGTGTACAAGTCATGCAATATGGGGCATTAATTGTAGACCTACTCCTTCCTAGCCAGGCTCGGTCCATGTAGGTCCAATATATTTGTTTTCTCCGGTTGAGCCATTGCTCTGAGCATGCAAGATTTGTTCTCCAACCAAGCCTAGAGGAAACGCAAAATCAAGCTCTAGAGATAGGGCGAGTGGATGTAGGCAAGACGATGATCTCACTTGTAGAACAATCCTAATGCGTGGGCAAACAATTAGCAACTCACTCCATCCTATTGTTTGGACGGCTAAAACTAATAGTGATGTGGTGGGTTTCATCTATATAGATTTGTTTTTATGAAATAAATTTAGTGTTAACCATCTAATAAAGTTTTCCTTGAGAAAATATAGTTTATGCCACTATTTTACTGTAATGATAGAAAGTATATCATAATCTGGTTGAAGACAACTCTACGCCCTATGAAATTCATACTTCCATTCTATATATTTTAGAACACAATGGCAGCAAAAGATCCAAAAGCCTCTTTATTAAAAAAGAAACTTAGAAGTCTGACCAAATATATATTGGAAACCTATTATGTTTTTTTAACGAAACGTGCACTGATTGTGCAGCATTTCTATAAATATAGAAGAAGGAAAGGGCCTAAGCCCTACAAAGCCGCTTTACATGAGAACAGAAAAGGAACCCAACGGGAGAAAAAGCTGTACAAGCACCCAAAGGCTCACGAAAATGCCAGTAGTCCAAGAATTTGCCTCCTCTTTGATTTTTTGCAACCGCAACACCGCCGAGAGCTCTTTCCTTGAAAGTTCTTCCATTGCCCTCCTTCCAAACCTCCCAATTTACCAACGGTAGCAGAGACCGCAGCGCCTTCCTGGGGACTCCAATCGTTGTGGCCATCATGCGCCGCCACTCTCCGGTCGAGGAGGTTGAGTGCCGGCCTAAGCTGTGGCCAGGCTATCCAATCAGCAATGAGAATCCAAATACGCCTCGTGTACCTGCAGGCTGCAAGAAGGTGGTGCGTCGTTTCAGGTTCTCGTCTGCAGAGTGGATCAAGGGACTGTTTGGTTTTCTACCTAACTTGCTACAGTCTGCCACGTCTAAAGTTGGGCAGGTTTGATCAACTTAGATACTTGTTTGGTGTGCAACTACAGTTATGGTAAGATTTTTCTGCTGTTATTTTAGTCCCACTTATTAATAATTTGTAAAAGTGTGGCAAGATACTATTAGGCATAGTAAAGTGTGGTGAAGAATTCGAACGACTAACTTTAGGCAAGTGTGGCGAGAAAAGTTATGGCAACTTATGCCATATTGGTCATGAAACCAAACAGCCCCTAAACCTCATTTCTTGGCCATCCTCGAGCGGCCAATCGATCCGCGGTCCATACTCTGTTCTTCGTTATAAGCCATGCAAAGAACTTGCATTTCTGAGGTGCCCAAGGTTTGCAGATTAACGGTTTGAGCCTCAATTTGACGCTACCGAGGAACTAGGCACGGTACGCCGAGGAGGCATAGTATTCGCCATTTGCTGTCCACTTCCAAATAATCTTGTCTGGAGTGCTTGCATCGAGCTGCACATCTTGGGCGAATTCCCACAGGGCAACGAACTGTTGCATAGCCTGCAGGCTTAGGTCTCTGACCCACAGGACCTCCTTCAGGCTTCTTCTCTTGTTCCTCGAGATGGCAAAAGCATCCGGAGCTAGATCACCTATCACCTATCACCGTAACAGTAACATGTGGTTTTGGTGGCAAATGATAAGTATCGGGTACGACGAGGTATAATCTATACTATAAAGATGGAAAACTTTTGGTAGCCCGTTTTACCAACGAAAATTAACCATACCCCTCACAATAACCCCACCTGACAGCTGCGGGGTCGGCCTGACGGAGTGCAGACCAATGAAAATCGATCATTCCAAAATGATTCCGCCAaaaaaccaaatatttttggcaCCGCGCGCGATGGCTTACCCGCCCGCGTGTACCCGCGTTTGTCTTTCCCGAATCTCGCAAAAATCACGGCTCCTCGATCCCATCTCTTTCCTTTTGCACGCCACCCTTTCCCTCCCCTTCCATCCGCACCGTCGCTCCCTGCCTAGCCCAGCGAGGCGACGCCCCACGAGCTCGGCCACAAGTCCGACGGCGAAACCATCGAGTGGCTGCTGCAGCAGGCGGAGCCCGCCATCCTCGCGGCCACCGGCACCGGAACCATGCCGGCCAACTACTCCTCGCTCAACATCTCCATCCGCCCGggagagccgccgccgccgctaacCCTACCCGCGCCGCGCCGTTCCCGGCGCTCGCGCTCCACCCGCACCACCACCAGGCGCCCCCCGCGCCGCACGACATGCCCGCCATGATGGGCTACCACCACAACCTCCTCCAGCCACAGCAACAGGACCCCAGCGCCGGCGACGCCAACATGCGGAAGCGCTACAGGGAGGACCTTTTCAAGGAGGATGACGACCGCCAAGATCTGAGCGCGCCCAAGGCGCGCGAGCAGCAGACGGCGGCGAGGCTGATTTAGATCTCATCCTCGTCGTCTCTTTCCTCCATCGGCTGTCCCGCAGCCCGATGCCGCCGGTGGCTGCCGCCCGTTCGGGAGCGCCGCGCCTCTACCTGAAGACCCACGGGACCAGGGTCGCGAGGCTGCACCTGCTCGACTGGGTCGTGCTGGCCCTCCTCGTCGCCCTCGACGGCACGCTCAACGCCATCGAGCCTTTCCACCGGTTCGTCTCCGGTACCCGCTCAATGACAACACAATGCCCGTCTGGGATGTGCCGGTGCGTTACCTCCGCGCGTGaatcgacgacgacgaggtaTGTGCCTGCGTTTCACCTGGATTCAAGAACCTTGCTGGCTTTCCCCGCAGGTGCTCGCCGTCATCGCGCCGGTGGCCATCATCGCCGGGATATACGTGAGGAGGAAGAGAGGTACTCCAGTGCGGTGCTTTTGATAGTGGAAGTGATCTCGATAAAATCCCAGTGGAAGTGATCTCGATAAAATAGAAGCAAGCACTTTATCCTTCTTTTTAAGAGTATAAAGAAGAATAAACTGCTTACTTCTACCTGTCCAGTGCCGTGCTTTTGATAGTTCAACATTAACGCAAGTCAAATATTAGCACTATAGTATTCTTATGAAGTAAATGGTGGTAGCATCTATTAAATGGTTTAGTGATTGTTTAAAATCTGGTACCCTGATAATTTCTATTACCCCTTTTTACTGTAGTTTCAGCATATATGTATGTCTGCATTTGTGATGACTTGATTTTCTTGGCATCCAAGTATCCAACTGGTATTAAGAAGGTGAACTGCTGTAGTTGACAGAGAGAGAAATGTGTTTTTTCAGTACCAAGAACTCGTTCTAGGATGGTCTCTTTATATGCTCATGGTCATGGACAACATACTGGTTCCCTATTCTTTTCAGCACAATATTCTGTTGCAAGATACAGTGCTATTTCTCGTAGAAGCCATAATGCATTCTTTGTACTAATGCAAGATGTAACAGTAATAATAAATACATGACATTTTATGTCTGAAAGAAAATTCAATCATAAAGGAATCAGTTGGGTATGGCATCAATTTGAAATGATCACTATTAGTGAATGCAAAATATGTGCAAATCAATGTAATTTTTTTTGCTTTTATGCTATAACTTGCATCATGTAAATAAGCATGACAAAGTGGACATGGCATGATCCATTATCCATTTTTTAAATACAAATTCAAAATGTTTACTTTGCAGCTTGGCTACCATTTCTTATGTGATCTATAGAATTGTGAATATGTTCATGCTTATCGGTGTCAAGTGGTAATGGGAAAACACTTAAATTATTGTGTGTCAAATGAGAGATTTTTAGATGAATAAAGTTTTATGCTAGCCAAGTAAATGGTGTCTAGGTTCCCACCATACATTTAGTTAAAAGAAGCTACAAGATTTAATATGCAGGATGGTTGGTACGTTCCCGAGATCGTTTTGTACACTATGTAATGCTTAACAATTGAGACCGATTTGGAGTTTGGAACACATCTATTGGTTGATAGCTATTTTTTCCATGAACATTAGTTTGGCAGTATTTATTCTAATATATTCTAGGGTATGAAATGTAAATGAAGAGTTTTATGGTGCTGGAGTTTGGAGCTGTATGATGTATTTGAGAGATGAAATGATAAAATTGTTGCTTTTTTATGTGCTTATAATCTTTTGGGGTTCTTGATGCGTGACACCAAGGTGTTACCGTCAAATGGTACGACGAGGCACGCGTCTTCCATTAACATAAGGGATTTCATCTAAATAATGCCATTATTGGCTATAGGCTATAGCAATGGCTTATGTTTGTTTTGAGAATAAATGTATAATTTGGAGGATTTAGACGAAATACTCAAACCGTCAAATGCTATTAGGCATAGTGTTGTGAACAAGCATTCCAATATTCCTAGACGGACTAACTATACTTCATCTGGCAGGATCACTTTTTCAATCAAGAGAATTTTTCATACGTTTTAGGGTGGGTATGCACCCTAAAACTTGATGCACCATAAATACAATATTATTGATAACCTTAATTATTACTATATCAACGAACAGCACGTGCGTGCAGCGTGGGCCACCTTGCTAGTATTCTATACAGTTCAAATGGTAAAAACACCCAAAACTAGATATAGCCATCCTACCATCATCCGAGTTGCTTGGAAGAAAATTTTCACCTCTCAGTTTGTAATTATGAAAATACCGCCATTCTTATAATTTTCATGATGCTAGAAAAGTAATGTGGCAACGATGAAGTCAAGAGGAAGGGGAATACGCATATATTCAGAGGAAGAAAGCCACATCAACGGATGAGCAGCTTCGTTCACGCGTAGAGCATCCTTCCGGCTTACGGCGATGCCCCACTCAGCCATTCCCCTGTTTCTTCCTTAGCCTCGAAGAGAATCGTCGCCTACTGCCACTGACGGCTGAAATTCGCTGCGAGCCACACCACACGGTGCCGGTCAACGGCGCAGAAAATCTCCACCACTCGAAGCACCCAACGAGGCGCGTCGTTCGTAGGCAGGCCCTACGAGCTGGTGCCCGCTGACAAGACGGCCCCTGTTGCACTGAGCAGAGAACACGGTCCATGGGCCGGGCGCCTCCATCCGTAGCCTTTGCGGCTGATCCGCGTTAGGAGCAGAAGATTCGGAGGCTACACGGTTGCGCTAGGCCGGCCCACTGTCGTGTGAACCCAGACTACTCGTGGGACCACGTGTCATACATGCCATGCTAGTGACGTCCGCGTGTATGTAAACCGACCTGCACCACGCGCGCGTTCTAGAAGGACCTACACCCGCCAAGTGCTTCCACTGACACGCGGTCCCACTCGTTGCTTAGTCCCACCCGTCATGGATTAAGCGAAGGATGCGCGTCCAAGAAATGTCCAGGCAACCTCCTCCGATCCCCCTTCCGGTATATAAGATGAACATGGCTTGTGCCGTCGAAACAATCCCCAAGTGTTTGCGATCCGGCGGCACACGAGCCGATCAATTCAGAGGATCCAATCCATCTTGACTCTCTCCCTCACGTCTCCACCGGAAAGTCTGCGTGTTCTCTCAGCAGCCATGGCGACGAGGACGCTGGAGCTGACGCTGATTTCGGCCAAGGATCTCAAGGAGGTGAACCTGCTCTCCAAGATGGAGGTCTACGCCGTCGTCTCGctctccggcgacccccgctCGCGGCAGCGGATCCAGGCCGACCGCACCGGCGGCCGCAACCCCACCTGGAACGCCACGCTCCGATTCAACGTCCCGGCCAGCGGCGCTGGATCCCTCCACGTACTCCTCCGCGCCGAGCGCGCCCTCGGCGACCGCGACGTCGGCGAGGTCCACATCCCGCTCTCCGAGCTCCTCTCCGGCGCCCCTGACGGCCCCGTCCCCGCCAAGTTCGTCGCCTACCAGGTCCGCAAGATCTCCTCCGGCAAGCCACAGGGAGTCCTCAACTTCTCATACAAGCTCGGCGAGGTCACCCAATCGGCCGCCGGGTACGCTCCCACCCCCGCCCAGTCCGCGTACACCCAGCCTCCCTCGGCCTACCCGCCGGCAGGCAAGGCCGACGCGTACCCGCCTCCCTCCGCCTACCCGCCTGCAGCCAAGGCCGACGCGTACCCGCCTCCCACCGCCTATCCGCCCGCCGGCAAGACCGACGTGCCAGCGACCGCTTACCCGCCCCCATCCGGCTACCCGCCAGCCTCGGGCAAGCCGGCAAAGGCCGGCGAGCCCGTGACTGCCTACCCTGCCGCCGGCCCCAGCACCGCGGCGCCCTACGCCGCTCCTTCGCCGCAGTACGGGTACGGCTACCCACCGCAGCAGCCCGCCGGGTACGGGtaccctcccccgccgccgcaagcCGGGTACGGGTACGGTGGGTACCCGCCGCAGGCCGGGTACGGGTACCAGCAGCAGGCCGTGAAGccgcagaagaagaagaacaactTCGGGATGGGGCTCGGGGCCGGGCTGCTCGGAGGCGCCGTCGGCGGCCTCCTGATCGGCGATATGATGTCGGACGCGTCGGCGTACGATGCCGGCTACGACGCCGGGTTCGACGACGGTGGCTTCGATTTCTAGAGCGTTCTGGCTTGATACTACAGCAGAGGCCCTTCGTTTTGGATTTGCCTTTAACCTTTGTGATGTGTTTCGTTTGTACTACCTACTAATTGTCTCAGGACCAAATCAGATTATGCATCGTATCTGATGCAATGATAATGTAAATATGATGCAGCAGAGACAGTATATGAATTGCAATTTTGTTtttgggcctgtttagttcctcACGTAAAGGTAAattttttttgcgtttacagcgtTTTTATCTTTACGCATCTAAACGGACCGGCGCATTTTTTTTAAGCATTTGGACCCTGTAAACGTAAAAAAAAAAATTTGAcggaatcttgccaatttgaagtactaaataaaatctatttacaaaactttttgcacagatgggctgtaaatcgcgagacgaatctaatgatgctaattaatctatgattaagcaataattagcggatggttactgtagcatcactgttgcaaaatatggattaagcaggatcattagattcgtctcgcgatttacagccatccatgcaaaaagttttgtaaatagacttcatttagtacttcaaattggcaagattccttcgaaaattttgcgtttacggtttCTTTGCGTTTACGGGGTGGGaaccgtaaacgcaaaaacTTGTAAACTTTTACAGCCGCCATTTTACGTTTACACGCGATCTAAACAGGGCCTTTgttcagattcgcactgaattTCAAAGTTGTGCTAGTCTGGTCGATTGATGTCTGCAGTTTGAATCAAACACCTGCTT
Protein-coding sequences here:
- the LOC112893028 gene encoding protein SRC2-like, producing MATRTLELTLISAKDLKEVNLLSKMEVYAVVSLSGDPRSRQRIQADRTGGRNPTWNATLRFNVPASGAGSLHVLLRAERALGDRDVGEVHIPLSELLSGAPDGPVPAKFVAYQVRKISSGKPQGVLNFSYKLGEVTQSAAGYAPTPAQSAYTQPPSAYPPAGKADAYPPPSAYPPAAKADAYPPPTAYPPAGKTDVPATAYPPPSGYPPASGKPAKAGEPVTAYPAAGPSTAAPYAAPSPQYGYGYPPQQPAGYGYPPPPPQAGYGYGGYPPQAGYGYQQQAVKPQKKKNNFGMGLGAGLLGGAVGGLLIGDMMSDASAYDAGYDAGFDDGGFDF